The genomic interval GACCTGCCGTAAGTCGTTATAAATCATATTGATGGGGGCGCATCAATTATCCTTGCCGGTCGGTACGGCGCTTGATATTAATCTGTCGATGAGAAATGGGATTTCTTAGAAAATGCAAGGAAGATTGACCTTCAAGAATTCATCCGACCCGGCGCCGGAAAAAGATAACTCCCGCGCCGAAATCAGCCTTATCGAACTGGCGCATCTGGCGCTCCGGAAACGATATCTTCTGGCTATCGCGACCTTATCGGTAATGACACTGGTCGCGGTCGGGCTCTTTCTGATTCCGAATAAATTCCAATCGACGGCATCAATACTCCCCTCCGGGCAGACCGACAAACTGGGGGCGCTCAAAGAACTTGCCGGGCTGGGAAATCTGGCGGCGATGAGCGAGGAGAATTCATCACAACTTTTTCCGTCGATACTCCGCTCCAACCAGGTAAAAGACCCGCTTCTGAAAAGAGATTTTGTTTTCGAAGATGACGGGGAGACCAAACGGATGACACTGCCGGAGTACTTTGACGATGACGACCCGGATCGGCTGCGAAAAGCGCTGGACAAACTCACCGATATCAATATGGATAAGAAAACGGGCGTAATTCGGTTGGGGGTGGAGACGGAGTATCCGGCGTTTTCGCAGGCGATATTGAAAGAGATGCTGGCGGAACTGGAGAATTTCAATCTCCATAAACGTCGCTCGCAGGCGAAAAACCGCGAAAATTATCTGGCGCGGGAGATGGCGGTGCGGGAGACGGAGTTGAAAGAGGCCGAACGGAAATTGGAGGAGTTCCAGGCGGTTAATCGGGACTGGGATGTTTCGAGCGACCCGGAGTTGCTGCGGATTTTGATGCAGATGAAGCGGGATATTGAGATAAAATCGAAAACCTATATATTCCTTCGCGAGCAGTATGAAATCGCCAAACTGGAGGTGCAGAAAGACCTGCCGGTGGTGGTGCTTCTGGATGAGCCGACGCTTCCAACGCAGAAATCAGGACCGCATCGGCTGGTGATGATACTTCTGGCGGGCGTGATGACTTTCGTCATTTCATTTCTCGGTCTCTTCCTCGCCGATTCCCTGCGGAAAAACAGGGATGAGGAGCAGAGGGAGGCGATCA from Candidatus Zixiibacteriota bacterium carries:
- a CDS encoding Wzz/FepE/Etk N-terminal domain-containing protein encodes the protein MQGRLTFKNSSDPAPEKDNSRAEISLIELAHLALRKRYLLAIATLSVMTLVAVGLFLIPNKFQSTASILPSGQTDKLGALKELAGLGNLAAMSEENSSQLFPSILRSNQVKDPLLKRDFVFEDDGETKRMTLPEYFDDDDPDRLRKALDKLTDINMDKKTGVIRLGVETEYPAFSQAILKEMLAELENFNLHKRRSQAKNRENYLAREMAVRETELKEAERKLEEFQAVNRDWDVSSDPELLRILMQMKRDIEIKSKTYIFLREQYEIAKLEVQKDLPVVVLLDEPTLPTQKSGPHRLVMILLAGVMTFVISFLGLFLADSLRKNRDEEQREAINNFRDDFLQAFPVVNRVRARFTRTV